A single region of the Coriobacteriia bacterium genome encodes:
- the gpmI gene encoding 2,3-bisphosphoglycerate-independent phosphoglycerate mutase yields the protein MRNFPALLVIMDGLGWAEPGPSNAVSLANTPNIDELWASYPHTTLGASGPDVGLPEGQMGNSEVGHLNLGAGRVVRQALVRINDAIDDGSLLENPVLGPAMDAVAKSGATLHLMGLMSPGGVHSEMRHCLRLIDMACARGVRRVRVHAFLDGRDVAPGTGIDSVRELAAHCANASEQTGNDVRIGSVSGRYYAMDRDKRWDRVKRAWDAIVLGSGAPEQMPIAGVQASYDAGVTDEFVVPFPCEPGGMADGDGVVFFNFRPDRARQLTRTLVDPTFDGFERARFPKVDVVTLTEYDPTLPVKVAFPEGVVSDTLADVLAEHGLRQFHTAETEKYAHVTFFINGGVEAPHSGETRALVDSPKVATYDLQPQMSEPQVAEGLLAAIEDGVADVYIVNFANPDMVGHTGNLEAAIKAVEATDDGMGRIVRAVRERGGVALVTADHGNCDCMFTVDEAGERHPVTTHTLARVPFIVVADGVHVRDDVQGRLCDVAPTLLDLVDIEKPASWTGQSLVTHD from the coding sequence ATGCGTAACTTTCCTGCCCTGCTCGTCATCATGGACGGCCTGGGGTGGGCGGAGCCCGGCCCCAGCAACGCCGTCTCGCTTGCCAACACGCCGAACATCGACGAGCTGTGGGCGTCATACCCACACACGACGCTCGGCGCGTCGGGGCCCGACGTCGGGCTTCCCGAGGGCCAGATGGGCAACTCGGAGGTCGGCCACCTCAACCTCGGCGCCGGCCGCGTCGTGCGCCAGGCGCTCGTGCGCATAAACGACGCTATCGACGACGGTTCGCTGCTCGAGAACCCCGTGCTGGGCCCCGCCATGGACGCCGTGGCGAAGTCGGGTGCGACGTTGCACCTCATGGGCCTCATGTCTCCGGGCGGCGTTCACTCAGAGATGCGCCACTGCCTGCGCCTCATCGACATGGCGTGCGCCCGTGGCGTGCGCCGCGTGCGCGTCCACGCGTTCCTCGATGGGCGTGACGTCGCCCCGGGCACAGGCATCGACAGCGTGCGCGAGCTCGCAGCCCACTGCGCCAACGCCTCGGAGCAGACGGGCAACGACGTGCGCATCGGCAGCGTCTCAGGCCGCTATTACGCCATGGATCGCGACAAACGCTGGGATCGCGTGAAGCGCGCGTGGGACGCCATCGTGCTTGGCTCCGGCGCGCCCGAGCAGATGCCGATTGCCGGCGTGCAGGCGTCGTACGACGCGGGCGTCACCGACGAGTTCGTTGTGCCGTTTCCCTGCGAGCCCGGAGGCATGGCCGACGGCGATGGCGTCGTGTTCTTCAACTTCCGTCCCGACCGGGCTCGCCAGCTGACGCGCACGCTCGTCGACCCGACGTTTGACGGTTTCGAGCGCGCCCGCTTCCCGAAGGTCGATGTCGTGACGCTGACGGAGTACGACCCGACGCTGCCCGTCAAGGTGGCGTTCCCCGAGGGCGTCGTCAGTGACACGCTCGCGGATGTGCTCGCCGAGCACGGTCTGCGCCAGTTCCATACTGCCGAGACGGAGAAGTACGCGCACGTGACGTTCTTCATAAACGGCGGCGTCGAGGCTCCGCACAGCGGGGAGACGCGCGCGCTGGTGGACTCGCCGAAGGTCGCGACGTACGACTTGCAGCCTCAGATGAGCGAGCCGCAGGTCGCTGAGGGCCTGCTGGCCGCCATCGAGGACGGCGTCGCTGACGTGTACATCGTCAACTTCGCCAACCCCGACATGGTGGGCCACACGGGCAACCTCGAGGCCGCCATCAAGGCCGTGGAGGCGACGGACGACGGCATGGGGCGCATCGTGCGAGCCGTGCGCGAGCGGGGCGGCGTCGCGCTCGTCACGGCGGACCACGGCAACTGCGACTGCATGTTCACGGTCGACGAGGCGGGGGAGCGCCACCCCGTGACGACGCACACGCTCGCTCGCGTGCCGTTCATCGTTGTGGCCGACGGCGTTCACGTGCGTGACGACGTTCAGGGGCGCCTGTGCGACGTGGCGCCGACGCTGCTCGACCTTGTGGACATTGAGAAGCCGGCGTCCTGGACAGGGCAGTCGCTCGTCACGCATGACTGA
- the secG gene encoding preprotein translocase subunit SecG — translation MIILTILWFISGVALIFLILMHSGKGTGVSEMIAGSMYSNTSGSGIIEKNLDRLTIICALVFVACLLVFMIFFPQGTIAGA, via the coding sequence ATGATCATCCTTACCATCCTGTGGTTCATTTCGGGCGTCGCCCTCATCTTCCTCATCCTCATGCACTCGGGTAAGGGTACGGGCGTCTCGGAGATGATTGCCGGCAGCATGTACTCCAACACGAGCGGCTCGGGCATCATCGAGAAGAACCTCGATCGCCTGACGATCATCTGTGCCCTCGTGTTCGTGGCGTGCCTGCTCGTCTTCATGATCTTCTTCCCGCAGGGCACCATTGCCGGCGCGTAA